A part of Sander vitreus isolate 19-12246 chromosome 8, sanVit1, whole genome shotgun sequence genomic DNA contains:
- the rassf9 gene encoding ras association domain-containing protein 9 — protein MAPFGKNFLKARQKNRTKDAEPVEGKEIQVTVCNEDKVVCGVTKHTTCADMIQALLDDHKSIPESKRLLLGEPKDFCLVERWKGFERALPPLTRILRLWYAWGDQRPFIQFTLVKTSDFVPQPTKKGGKSKGAKAKRWEHGHAQSLPVERQKRMVKKAFRKLEKLHKESNSSPGSEEVDRMVQLILNQDHAIREQIQRMRELDMDIEQLELEVQKEAESESSLAQAAGQSLEAHSDEQLQEYLYNSDGVKQLELQVQRHQALILQLSLDIDAELRAANFPRSQYEDIEQEGATAASWIPLETDELFYTAELERLQDEVKHSLFTGVSLHNQAAEIDKQLKYCDATLVSKDQECWQLAAQLSSLQIGDGEEEEKSSPVPLKNETQCSVSQTVKLKHSLSPLDVTDTDSDTGISSTHSQDSLSPCLDFPPPLDTDV, from the exons ATGGCTCCGTTTGGAAAAAACTTCCTGAAAGCTCGACAGAAAAACAG AACAAAAGATGCAGAGCCAGTGGAAGGAAAGGAGATTCAGGTTACGGTCTGCAACGAGGACAAGGTTGTCTGTGGAGTAACAAAGCACACAACATGTGCAGATATGATTCAGGCATTACTGGACGATCACAAGTCAATCCCAGAGAGCAAGCGGCTCCTGCTCGGGGAACCCAAAGACTTCTGTCTCGTTGAGCGGTGGAAGGGTTTTGAGAGGGCCTTGCCTCCTCTCACCAGAATCCTGAGACTCTGGTATGCCTGGGGTGACCAGAGACCTTTTATCCAGTTTACTCTAGTAAAAACCAGCGATTTTGTGCCTCAGCCCACCAAGAAGGGTGGAAAGTCCAAGGGGGCCAAAGCAAAGCGATGGGAGCACGGTCATGCTCAGTCACTGCCCGTGGAGAGGCAAAAGCGCATGGTGAAGAAAGCTTTCAGGAAGCTGGAAAAGCTTCACAAGGAGAGCAACAGTTCCCCAGGTTCTGAGGAGGTCGACCGGATGGTGCAGCTTATTCTCAACCAGGACCACGCCATCCGGGAGCAGATTCAGCGCATGAGGGAGCTGGATATGGACATCGAGCAGTTGGAGCTGGAAGTGCAGAAGGAAGCTGAGTCTGAGAGTTCACTAGCTCAGGCTGCTGGTCAGAGTTTGGAGGCGCACAGCGACGAGCAGCTGCAGGAATACTTGTACAACAGCGATGGAGTCAAACAGCTTGAGCTGCAGGTTCAGAGGCACCAGGCGCTCATCCTCCAGCTGTCCCTGGACATTGACGCTGAGCTGAGGGCGGCCAACTTCCCTCGGAGCCAATATGAGGACATTGAACAGGAAGGAGCCACGGCTGCTTCCTGGATCCCCTTGGAGACAGACGAATTGTTCTACACCGCTGAACTCGAGAGGTTGCAGGATGAAGTAAAACACAGCCTCTTCACTGGCGTGTCCCTGCACAACCAAGCTGCAGAAATAGACAAGCAGCTGAAGTACTGTGACGCTACGTTGGTCTCCAAGGATCAAGAGTGCTGGCAGCTGGCTGCCCAACTGAGCTCACTGCAAATTGGAGAcggtgaagaagaagagaagtcCAGTCCGGTCCCTCTCAAAAATGAGACTCAGTGCAGCGTCTCACAGACAGTGAAACTCAAGCACAGCCTGTCCCCTCTAGACGTTACAGACACAGACTCAGACACTGGGATTAGCTCCACACACAGTCAGGACTCGCTGTCGCCATGTCTCGACTTCCCTCCACCCCTGGACACAGACGTTTAA